The following coding sequences lie in one Apium graveolens cultivar Ventura chromosome 3, ASM990537v1, whole genome shotgun sequence genomic window:
- the LOC141713028 gene encoding uncharacterized protein LOC141713028 yields MELMSSPIYFVSSTESPEFNQLNSSLTRSSLVGLDAEWKPVRTHQSTFPTVSLLQIACRLIPDETESVVFLLDLSTIPLHSIYDLLKQVFESPCILKLGFKFKQDLKYLSSTFVAQGCHLGFEKVEPYLDIASVYNALQNKQKGKELPKQSKSLAAICKDVLRISLSKELQCSDWSCRPLSEEQVQYAAADAHCLLKIFDVLRCKFCKEGNSRDGVAEIHPFNVKLGLKLIMEEPDTCNVIIKTKFCNAIEMVQATTTEFPQKITTPSDSDLGRLSLNHKAIDDTILRIIKRYGDKIVLKLFDRSPKGSKKKGKRQSSSYNKEKRSEDIDEWEGPPPWDMSLGGDGCPKFLCDVMIEGLAKHLRCVGIDAAVPYTKKPNTRDLIEQAEKEKRVLLTRDAKLLRHKYLIQNQIYLVKSLLKNDQLVEVIHTFQLDISEDKLMSRCAKCNGRFIQRPLSTEEALEVAKGFQVIPNCLFNKNVEFWQCKDCNQLYWEGTQYHNAVQKFIEVCKLS; encoded by the exons ATGGAGCTCATGTCATCGCCGATTTATTTCGTCTCCTCGACCGAGTCACCGGAATTTAATCAGCTGAACTCATCTCTAACTCGTTCGTCACTCGTCGGACTCGACGCGGAATGGAAGCCTGTTCGAACTCATCAATCAACTTTTCCGACCGTCTCTCTCCTCCAAATCGCTTGCCGACTCATTCCAGATGAAACTGAGTCAGTTGTGTTCTTACTCGACCTATCAACCATTCCTCTTCATTCAATCTACGACTTGTTGAAACAAGTGTTCGAGTCGCCCTGTATTTTGAAATTAGGTTTTAAATTTAAACAAGACCTCAAGTATTTGTCTTCCACTTTTGTGGCTCAAGGCTGCCATCTCGGCTTCGAAAAG GTGGAGCCTTATTTAGATATCGCAAGCGTATataatgcattacaaaataaacAAAAAGGAAAAGAGTTACCCAAGCAAAGTAAGAGCTTGGCTGCTATTTGCAAGGACGTGCTCCGCATTTCTCTTTCCAAG GAGCTTCAATGTAGTGATTGGTCGTGTCGTCCTCTATCCGAAGAGCAAGTTCAGTATGCAGCTGCAGATGCTCATTGTCTGCTTAAGATATTTGATGTCCTGCGGTGCAAGTTTTGTAAAGAAG GAAATTCACGAGACGGCGTTGCTGAAATTCATCCTTTTAATGTTAAACTTGGATTGAAACTTATTATGGAGGAGCCTGATACTTGTAATGTGATTATAAAGACCAAGTTCTGCAATGCTATAGAAATGGTCCAGGCTACAACTACTGAGTTTCCTCAAAAAATAACTACCCCCAGTGATTCTGATTTGGGTAGGCTATCACTAAATCACAAGGCTATTGATGACACAATCTTGCGAATTATTAAAAGATATGGTGATAAAATTGTGCTGAAGCTATTTGATAGAAGCCCCAAAGGATCTAAAAAGAAGGGGAAAAGACAAAGCTCGTCATATAACAAAGAAAAGAGATCAGAAGATATTGACGAATGGGAAGGCCCTCCACCATGGGATATGTCATTAGGAGGGGATGGATGCCCAAAATTTCTATGTGACGTGATG ATTGAAGGCTTAGCTAAACATCTAAGATGTGTTGGAATAGATGCTGCAGTTCCTTACACTAAAAAGCCTAATACAAG AGACTTGATAGAACAAGCAGAGAAAGAGAAAAGGGTTCTCCTAACACGAGATGCAAAGCTTTTGAGACATAAATATCTGATACAGAACCAGATATATCTGGTGAAGAGTCTTCTGAAAAATGACCAACTAGTTGAG GTAATTCATACTTTTCAACTGGATATTAGTGAAGATAAGCTGATGTCAAGGTGCGCAAAGTGTAATGGGAGGTTCATCCAAAGACCTCTGTCAACCGAAGAAGCACTTGAAGTTGCAAAGGGTTTTCAAGTGATTCCTAATTGCCTATTTAACAAGAATGTGGAGTTTTGGCAATGCAAAGACTGCAACCAACTTTACTGGGAG GGAACTCAATACCACAATGCTGTACAAAAGTTCATTGAGGTATGCAAGCTAAGCTGA